The Periplaneta americana isolate PAMFEO1 chromosome 2, P.americana_PAMFEO1_priV1, whole genome shotgun sequence genome has a window encoding:
- the LOC138693353 gene encoding uncharacterized protein isoform X2 translates to MNIFHLQDMACMTIHHLLFISCVGRIFSASPQRNFVTMNKVHITTELTVSVLTDGSFLMYRSRDRSCSDTSRAKRDVIPRSSVTETSFESEVFHTKNSAKNDLMVLAENVETLRKEAEFALSVFTTHENQTLLQISINKTHQFADALSNYLNRLKMKNANQNGDSNEVSGKTRKLEKELDRIQNTVEVLNSLESIMNITVKLEHNKDKSCKDPAIYKDISHTKLRNIVTSCNVAIQLSNELLRELKIVWKYVSSRDFQFVLNSSSRLVDVEFWESMQRNQTESLQFYKNHLERATLSDYIAVVLFSIIFATGSLGNGVLLAVFARHKEFRTPPNLIVLSLTIADFVSLLMNILVYGLLQGLWNLDTGQILYTVYVFVRHTSLYAGVYTVVVISVQRCLVLMDFKKSGRRTWRNHHSVACILVVWIISTALAIDPTIYAATTYYPSEGEEEDFSRRFVLTDLFTSCVVPLVVIAVSSGVSARLLKRSIATMPGETIGVEEVKQARVLSSKILVALIVVFAICYVPYSTLDVVMFWFKPPMEEIIQDVLYTITYCLIFANCCFNPLAIYLTCKKYRTRMNTYLLCRRQDEAEQPKAISFIAKN, encoded by the exons ATGAACATATTTCATCTGCAAG ATATGGCCTGTATGACAATTCATCACTTGCTGTTCATCTCCTGTGTTGGTCGGATATTTTCAGCATCACCTCAAAGAAATTTTGTTACTATGAACAAAGTCCACATAACAACTGAATTGACTGTCTCTGTGCTCACAGATGGTTCCTTTCTCATGTATCGCTCAAGGGACAGAAGCTGTAGCGATACATCAAGAGCTAAACGAGATGTAATTCCACGTTCTTCAGTTACAGAAACTTCTTTTGAATCAGAAGTATTTCATACAAAGAATTCTGCCAAAAATGACTTGATGGTGCTAGCTGAAAATGTGGAAACTTTACGTAAAGAGGCTGAATTTGCTCTTTCAGTGTTCACTACACATGAAAATCAAACTTTGTTGCAAATTTCCATAAATAAAACGCATCAGTTTGCAGATGCTCTATCAAATTATTTGAACAGATTAAAGATGAAAAATGCAAATCAAAATGGAGATTCGAATGAAGTTTCCGGTAAAACAAGAAAACTAGAGAAAGAGTTAGACAGAATTCAAAATACGGTGGAAGTCCTTAATAGTTTGGAATCAATAATGAATATTACAGTAAAATTAGAACATAATAAAGATAAGTCCTGTAAAGATCCAGCGATTTACAAAGATATTTCACACACAAAGCTTAGAAATATCGTGACGAGCTGTAACGTAGCGATACAGTTGTCGAACGAACTGCTTCGAGAGTTGAAGATTGTGTGGAAATATGTCTCATCACGTGACTTTCAGTTTGTTTTAAACTCCTCCTCGAGGTTAGTTGATGTAGAATTCTGGGAATCCATGCAACGTAACCAAACAGAATCCCTTCAGTTTTATAAGAATCATCTCGAGAGAGCAACACTATCAGATTACATAGCAGTGGTGCTATTCAGCATCATCTTCGCGACAGGATCTCTAGGAAACGGAGTGCTACTGGCGGTATTTGCAAGACACAAAGAATTCCGCACGCCTCCAAACCTTATCGTACTGAGTTTGACCATAGCCGATTTCGTTTCTCTTTTAATGAACATCCTAGTGTACGGTCTTCTTCAAGGGCTTTGGAATCTGGATACTGGACAGATACTGTACACGGTTTATGTATTTGTACGTCATACCAGTCTCTATGCAGGCGTGTATACGGTAGTCGTGATCAGTGTTCAGAGGTGTTTAGTTTTGATGGACTTCAAGAAAAGTGGTCGCCGCACTTGGCGGAACCACCACTCCGTGGCATGCATATTGGTGGTGTGGATCATCTCCACTGCCCTCGCTATCGACCCCACGATCTACGCTGCCACCACTTACTACCCCAGTGAAGGTGAGGAAGAGGATTTCTCCAGAAGGTTCGTCTTGACAGATCTCTTCACATCTTGCGTAGTTCCCCTTGTCGTCATCGCAGTATCTTCGGGAGTGTCTGCAAGACTATTGAAAAGGAGTATAGCCACGATGCCAGGAGAAACTATAGGGGTTGAGGAGGTCAAACAAGCCCGGGTGTTGAGTTCCAAGATCCTGGTGGCCCTCATCGTCGTCTTTGCAATCTGCTACGTCCCATATTCCACGCTAGATGTCGTAATGTTTTGGTTCAAGCCTCCGATGGAAGAAATTATTCAAGACGTGTTGTACACCATTACTTATTGCCTCATCTTTGCGAATTGTTGCTTCAATCCTTTAGCTATATACCTCACATGCAAAAAGTATAGGACACGCATGAACACTTATCTGCTGTGTAGACGTCAAGATGAAGCTGAGCAACCCAAAGCAATCAGTTTTATTGCTAAAAACTAA
- the LOC138693353 gene encoding uncharacterized protein isoform X3, protein MACMTIHHLLFISCVGRIFSASPQRNFVTMNKVHITTELTVSVLTDGSFLMYRSRDRSCSDTSRAKRDVIPRSSVTETSFESEVFHTKNSAKNDLMVLAENVETLRKEAEFALSVFTTHENQTLLQISINKTHQFADALSNYLNRLKMKNANQNGDSNEVSGKTRKLEKELDRIQNTVEVLNSLESIMNITVKLEHNKDKSCKDPAIYKDISHTKLRNIVTSCNVAIQLSNELLRELKIVWKYVSSRDFQFVLNSSSRLVDVEFWESMQRNQTESLQFYKNHLERATLSDYIAVVLFSIIFATGSLGNGVLLAVFARHKEFRTPPNLIVLSLTIADFVSLLMNILVYGLLQGLWNLDTGQILYTVYVFVRHTSLYAGVYTVVVISVQRCLVLMDFKKSGRRTWRNHHSVACILVVWIISTALAIDPTIYAATTYYPSEGEEEDFSRRFVLTDLFTSCVVPLVVIAVSSGVSARLLKRSIATMPGETIGVEEVKQARVLSSKILVALIVVFAICYVPYSTLDVVMFWFKPPMEEIIQDVLYTITYCLIFANCCFNPLAIYLTCKKYRTRMNTYLLCRRQDEAEQPKAISFIAKN, encoded by the coding sequence ATGGCCTGTATGACAATTCATCACTTGCTGTTCATCTCCTGTGTTGGTCGGATATTTTCAGCATCACCTCAAAGAAATTTTGTTACTATGAACAAAGTCCACATAACAACTGAATTGACTGTCTCTGTGCTCACAGATGGTTCCTTTCTCATGTATCGCTCAAGGGACAGAAGCTGTAGCGATACATCAAGAGCTAAACGAGATGTAATTCCACGTTCTTCAGTTACAGAAACTTCTTTTGAATCAGAAGTATTTCATACAAAGAATTCTGCCAAAAATGACTTGATGGTGCTAGCTGAAAATGTGGAAACTTTACGTAAAGAGGCTGAATTTGCTCTTTCAGTGTTCACTACACATGAAAATCAAACTTTGTTGCAAATTTCCATAAATAAAACGCATCAGTTTGCAGATGCTCTATCAAATTATTTGAACAGATTAAAGATGAAAAATGCAAATCAAAATGGAGATTCGAATGAAGTTTCCGGTAAAACAAGAAAACTAGAGAAAGAGTTAGACAGAATTCAAAATACGGTGGAAGTCCTTAATAGTTTGGAATCAATAATGAATATTACAGTAAAATTAGAACATAATAAAGATAAGTCCTGTAAAGATCCAGCGATTTACAAAGATATTTCACACACAAAGCTTAGAAATATCGTGACGAGCTGTAACGTAGCGATACAGTTGTCGAACGAACTGCTTCGAGAGTTGAAGATTGTGTGGAAATATGTCTCATCACGTGACTTTCAGTTTGTTTTAAACTCCTCCTCGAGGTTAGTTGATGTAGAATTCTGGGAATCCATGCAACGTAACCAAACAGAATCCCTTCAGTTTTATAAGAATCATCTCGAGAGAGCAACACTATCAGATTACATAGCAGTGGTGCTATTCAGCATCATCTTCGCGACAGGATCTCTAGGAAACGGAGTGCTACTGGCGGTATTTGCAAGACACAAAGAATTCCGCACGCCTCCAAACCTTATCGTACTGAGTTTGACCATAGCCGATTTCGTTTCTCTTTTAATGAACATCCTAGTGTACGGTCTTCTTCAAGGGCTTTGGAATCTGGATACTGGACAGATACTGTACACGGTTTATGTATTTGTACGTCATACCAGTCTCTATGCAGGCGTGTATACGGTAGTCGTGATCAGTGTTCAGAGGTGTTTAGTTTTGATGGACTTCAAGAAAAGTGGTCGCCGCACTTGGCGGAACCACCACTCCGTGGCATGCATATTGGTGGTGTGGATCATCTCCACTGCCCTCGCTATCGACCCCACGATCTACGCTGCCACCACTTACTACCCCAGTGAAGGTGAGGAAGAGGATTTCTCCAGAAGGTTCGTCTTGACAGATCTCTTCACATCTTGCGTAGTTCCCCTTGTCGTCATCGCAGTATCTTCGGGAGTGTCTGCAAGACTATTGAAAAGGAGTATAGCCACGATGCCAGGAGAAACTATAGGGGTTGAGGAGGTCAAACAAGCCCGGGTGTTGAGTTCCAAGATCCTGGTGGCCCTCATCGTCGTCTTTGCAATCTGCTACGTCCCATATTCCACGCTAGATGTCGTAATGTTTTGGTTCAAGCCTCCGATGGAAGAAATTATTCAAGACGTGTTGTACACCATTACTTATTGCCTCATCTTTGCGAATTGTTGCTTCAATCCTTTAGCTATATACCTCACATGCAAAAAGTATAGGACACGCATGAACACTTATCTGCTGTGTAGACGTCAAGATGAAGCTGAGCAACCCAAAGCAATCAGTTTTATTGCTAAAAACTAA
- the LOC138693353 gene encoding zinc finger protein 665-like isoform X1, with protein MNVRRDGGFYCIVPGCRSRSTNKGTTLFRPVKDPDRIYKWLSACHRGDLMDKPLKTLHNNYRICFKHFEDRMYVNHLKKRLLPTAIPTIFPTLDIPTIPPNVMKLEPESDPLATQTNDDADEGNTKSLVMEENLLNMDIDHVKIEPADHNYDHIPDIKCEETDSFPVVKYEVEEESYKEDTLEVYANTVVTTENEHISSARYIQEPQNEITEKLLCDVSGKEFTHHSDLIAHAQLHTVQSSTSSSPIGDIADQESHKCKMCTKYFRNNGQLIEHLHTHTEENPYKCEICGIGFAQQRLLSKHKLTHTGDSPFTCIICRKGFTKQSLLTNHTRMHTGEKPFQCDVCKKTFAQKRYLRIHETLHAAETKVNQNFASVSNGILSEDGEKLFKCDICGMKFTRKHSFRYHKLMHASEKPYKCNICGKGFIIRTNALQHVKIHKGEKSFKCDVCGESFLHRTTYVLHKQRHTEGKPFTCEICGRRFVHSSTFRYHKLKHVQDKPYKCDMCGEGFTKKIDIVVHLSIHTGEKLYKCDLCDKEFSRQSNLLYHKRVHSGQKPFNCDICGKSFIHKVKYINHQIMHTGEKPFQCEVCEKSFARNCALHIHKRIHSDFGRYKCELCGKNFNRNDSFREHMFLHTGERPFKCDICGKSFPRRFTLRNHRRIHTGERPFICAICGTGFVCKSTLLNHTRIHLEERPFSCDVCSKGFINNPLLLRHKQIHKKQVS; from the exons ATGAATGTTCGAAGGGATGGTGGGTTTTATTGCATTGTACCGGGTTGTCGCAGTAGAAGTACAAACAAGGGTACCACTTTGTTCAGACCTGTTAAAGATCCTGATAg gaTATATAAGTGGCTATCAGCATGTCATCGAGGAGATTTGATGGACAAGCCTCTCAAGACATTGCACAACAATTACAGAATATGCTTCAAGCATTTTGAAGACAGGATGTATGTTAATCACTTGAAGAAAAGGCTTCTACCCACAGCTATTCCAACAATATTCCCCACTTTAGACA ttCCTACGATTCCTCCGAATGTAATGAAACTGGAACCTGAGAGTGATCCATTGGCTACACAAACAAATGATGATGCAGATGAAGGAAATACAAAGTCACTGGTTATG GAGGAGAATCTTTTGAACATGGACATAGATCATGTCAAAATAGAGCCTGCTGACCACAACTACGATCACATACCAGATATAAAATGTGAAGAAACTGATTCGTTTCCTGTGGTGAAGTATGAAGTTGAG GAAGAGTCATACAAGGAGGACACACTAGAGGTGTATGCAAATACAGTTGTGACAACAGAGAATGAACATATTTCATCTGCAAG GTATATTCAAGAACCTCAAAATGAAATTACGGAAAAGCTTCTGTGTGATGTCTCTGGAAAAGAATTCACACACCATAGTGACTTAATCGCGCACGCGCAGTTACACACAGTACAATCATCTACAAGTTCGAGCCCGATAGGGGATATCGCGGATCAGGAATCTCACAAGTGCAAGATGTGTACTAAATATTTTCGCAATAATGGCCAACTAATTGAGCACTTGCACACACATACTGAAGAAAATCCCTACAAGTGTGAAATTTGTGGCATTGGTTTTGCACAACAGCGTTTGTTATCAAAACATAAGCTGACTCACACTGGAGATTCGCCTTTTACTTGCATCATTTGCCGTAAGGGATTCACCAAGCAGAGTTTACTGACGAATCATACTCGGATGCACACTGGGGAGAAACCATTTCAGtgtgatgtttgtaagaaaaCCTTCGCACAGAAGAGATATCTGAGAATTCATGAAACTCTTCATGCAGCAGAGACAAAAGTGAACCAAAATTTTGCTAGTGTCAGTAATGGAATTCTCTCGGAAGATGGGGAAAAACTATTTAAATGTGACATTTGTGGAATGAAATTCACACGTAAACACAGTTTTCGCTATCATAAGTTAATGCACGCATCCGAGAAACCATACAAGTGTAACATATGTGGTAAAGGATTCATCATAAGGACAAACGCTTTGCAACATGTGAAGATTCATAAGGGTGAGAAATCGTTCAAATGCGACGTCTGTGGCGAGAGCTTTTTGCACCGAACTACATACGTCCTCCATAAACAAAGGCATACGGAAGGAAAGCCATTCACGTGTGAGATTTGTGGTAGGCGATTTGTTCATTCATCTACTTTCCGCTACCATAAACTGAAACATGTTCAGGACAAGCCATATAAATGTGATATGTGTGGAGAAGGATTTACGAAAAAGATTGACATTGTTGTGCATTTAAGCATACACACGGGCGAGAAATTATACAAATGCGACCTTTGCGACAAAGAATTCTCACGTCAGTCGAATTTATTGTACCATAAGAGAGTCCATTCGGGACAAAAGCCTTTCAATTGTGACATTTGCGGAAAGTCTTTTATACATAAGGTCAAATATATCAACCATCAAATAATGCATACTGGAGAGAAGCCTTTCCAATGTGAGGTATGTGAAAAATCCTTCGCTCGTAATTGCGCATTACATATTCACAAACGAATACACTCAGATTTTGGTCGCTATAAATGTGAGCTTTGTGGTAAAAACTTTAATCGTAACGACTCTTTTCGAGAACATATGTTCCTACATACAGGGGAGAGACCTTTCAAGTGCGACATCTGCGGTAAAAGCTTCCCGCGTAGATTCACTCTTCGAAATCACAGGCGTATTCATACTGGGGAGAGGCCTTTCATTTGCGCTATTTGTGGTACTGGTTTCGTCTGTAAATCCACGTTGTTGAATCATACACGAATTCATTTAGAAGAGAGACCTTTTTCTTGTGATGTCTGTAGTAAGGGATTTATCAACAATCCTCTGTTGTTAAGGCATAAGCAGATTCATAAAAAGCAAGTATCCTAG